The Gemmatimonadota bacterium genome contains the following window.
TCAGAGGCCCTTCGTATTTGCGAAACAGCGCCGACTGCACGTAGTCCGTATAACAATCGGCGATCCACACCGTATTGTAAAACCGCCGCGCACGCGCTTGAAACCGACACTTTTTGGACAGCGCCTCCCCGAACCGCTCAATGGTCTCCTCAAACGGAACCGTGCGATCGGCAATAACGATATGATGCGACTCGCTCATTGCGCCCGTGCCCGATTCAGATCTTCAACCGCCTCGGCAAATCGTCCCATTTGCCGAAAAGTCTCCGCGCGGAGTTCTCGTGCCCATCCATTTTCGGGATCGATATCCAACGCCCGTGTAAAATCCGAAACCGCTGCCTCAAACTGCCCCAGCATCCGTCGAGACTCCCCGCGATTTGCCCAAATCCACGCATCCCCGTTCTCCAGCATCACCGCCCGATCAAAATCGACCAGCGACGCCTCGGGATCATTTTCCATCCGCAATGCAACGCCGCGCCCCATAAGCGCCCACAGATGATCGGGAAAAATCTCCAGCGCCCGTGTAAAATCGCGTATTGCTTCGGCACCTCGCCCCAATTGCCGCAACATATCACCCCGCGCGGCCAACAAATCCGGGTCGTCAGGTGCAACGACGAGCGCGCGGTCAAAATCCAAAAGCGCGGCCTCCAATTGGCCGATCTCTCGCAGCACCTCGCCCCGCCCGATCAACGCACCCAGGTGGTTGGGCATCGCCTTGAGTGCCTGCCCAAACATCTCCATCGCGGCCTCAGCCTCATCAGCCTGACGGTAGATCTCCGCCCGTCCGGCAAACGCATCTGGATGCCCATTACCCACTGCAATCGCCCGGTCAAAATCGACCGCAGCTGCATCGAAGTGCCCCAACTGCATCAACACATGCCCGCGGCTGATCAGCGCGCCAAAATAATCTGCATCCAGCGCTAAAACCCGATTGAGATCCCCCAAAGCCTCTTCAAACCGCCCCATCTCGCGCAGGGTCTCCCCCCGGCTCGCAAGAGCCTGCGTATTTTCCGGATCGAGCGCAACAGCTTTTCCAAAACTATCTATCGCCGCATCAAACTGCCCCATCAACCCGCAGGCAATCGCGCGATTGCTCCACACCCAGGAATCGTCTGGCGCCAGCGCGATTGCGCGATCAAAATCTGCAATCGCCGCATCAAATCGCCCCAATTGCCCATAAGCAATCCCCCGATGCACAAACACAACAGGATCGCGATCACACGCCGCAACAGCCGCATCAAAACCCGCAACAGCCGCTTCTAAATCACCGTCATCGCGGTGCGCGATTGCGCGTTGAACCACAGCTTCAAAGTCATTTAGAGATAGAGACATAAAAGAAAAAAATGGGAACCACAAAACACTCAAAACGTAAACACAATGTAGATAAACCAACCCCCAAAATCAAGCGCAAACCCCGTGACATTTTGCGTGCGATTTAGTATATTAGCAATCAGCGATCAACAATCTTCTTTCTCATCTTATGGAGGAACACCATGAAACACCTGCGATTTTTTTCTATCGCCCTATTTCTGTGCTTATGCACAACAGCTTTTGCCCAGCCCAGAGTAGGCGAACAAGTAGGCGAATTTCAACTTCAAGCCACCGATGGCAGGTCTTACGGCGTCAGTCATTCGACCAACACGGTCTCCGTCCTATTCTTTGTCGGCTACAACTGAGGAACTTGCATAGGGGCGGGTCCCGCCTTTGAAAAAGATGTTCACCAACGCAACAAAGACAAAACCGGCATACAGATCCTCACACTCGACAGATACGACGGCAACCGCACACAGGCAACATCCTATCTGACGCGATCCAGTGTCACGACGCCCCTGCTCACAAGTGCCTCTGGCGTCTCCAGGACCCTCGGCACCCGCAACGAAGACATCCTCGTCATCGACCAGGGCGGCATCCTGCGCCTCAGAACCACAGCAATCGCCACTGGCTCTGCTGACCTGGTCAACGCGCAAGTCGATGCACTACTCAACAAAACGCCTGTTATTTCCCTCTTCCCATCGGAGATCTACTTTGGCAGAACCCTTGAAGTAGGGCAATCCAAAACCGTAGAATTTAAAATCGAAAACACCGGTGCAGGACCCCTCGAAATCACCGGATACTCGGCTCCCGAAGGCATCACAATGGAGCCATCTACACTGACCATAGCGCCCGGTGAAAGCAAAACCGTACAAATCACCCTGACACCGACACAAGCCGGCACGTTTTCGGGAAAAATCACCCTCCAACACGGCGAACAAAGTATTGGCACTCTGGAGATTCCTTTTACCAACCTCACCATCGAAGCGCCTCAACTCCCGACCATATCACTGGTTCAGGAAAATTTGAACCTGGGTGAAATCGAAATGGGCAGAGACGCAACAACAACATTTACCATCACAAATACAGGTACAGGCCCACTCAACATCACAGACATCCAATCCAACATTGCGGACATTGCATTTTCCGAAACCTCGCTCACAGTGCCACCCGGTCAATCTCAGGACATCATCATAACTCTCAATCCGACAGCCGAAGGTCCAATTACCGGCACCATCGACATAACCTCAGACGACCCGGAAAAAGCCTCAATCAGCCTGACCATCACCGGTTCGGTCATCTTCGTCCCCGCTGATCCACGCACAGACTTCGATGGTTCGCTCACCGTTGACTTTTCGGACTTCCTCCTATTCGTAGGAGCCTTTGGCACGGCCAATACAACCTTTGATCTCGACGAATCGGGCACTGTTGACTTTCCCGACTTTCTCATATTTGTCGCAAGCTTTGGAAAAGCAGTCAACGGATAAAATCCACCTATAGGGACAACCTCTCGTGGTTGTCCCTACCTCCTGTGGCTATCCTGCACTATTTCTCATGTCCCACCGCCAAACACTCCTCAACGCATTCAAACGCATCCTCGAAATAGCGGATCACAACCATCTCTATTTGCCCTTTCAACGCGACAGCAAATTGCGGACAAAACACTTTCCCGGTGCAGGGTCTAAAATCGAGCGCAAAAAACTCATCGACGCATATCTCCAGGAATTTGGCGATACAAACCCCGATGAAAAATTGCTCCAACACGCCACCTATCCCTGGATTCACGGGTACGACGCCAGCCTCACGCATATTCTCGACGACCTTAAAAAACACCAAAAAAAAGCACCCGCCGAACTTTCTCTTGAGCGCAAACGCGCACTCGAAAAGAAATTTACCCGCACGGGTGCCGAAGAAATCTCTGCCTTCTGGAGCGTATATGCCGCTGCCGACAACAGCTATCGCAAAAGCGTCATAGAAATGCTCGCCCGCGTCAAACCTCCCGAAACAGCCCCTCCGACCATACCTCCACAACAACCCACAACTCGCGATACGCCTCAAATAGAACCCGCCACACAATCGGTATATGCATTGTTGGGCGCATTCATCTTCTTTGTCCCCGCCCTTATATTTGTTATAATACAATACTGGCGACTCCCGAACGAAAGCCACTACATCGCCCTGTCAATCGCCGGATTTTTTGGACTAATCACACTGGTCTTCCTCATCGACTACTTGCGCAAGCGCAACACCTGATCACAATGAAACACCTCCTCGTCATTGCACTCTTTCTCGTCCTCCCGCTTCGCCTCTGGGCAGCCCCCCTCCAAATCGGCGACACCCTCAATGACTTTATCCTTGCCGACCTCAACGGCTCGTCTGTTACCCTCAGTGACTTATCCCGGGACCGCGCACTCGTCATCATCTTCAGCTCCGTCGTCTGCCCTGCCTCGCTCAAATACGACATACACCGGACACAAATACACGATCAGTATGCCCCCAAAGGCGTACACCTGATATCTGTAAATGCCAATTTTAACGAAACAGACAAAGACATCAAAGAACACTACGCCCAGAACCCCGTACCCTTTACTGTCCTGCGCGATCCGCACAACAAACTCGCCGATCATCTCGGCGCAACACACACACCCCACGCCTTTCTCTTTGACGCCCAGCGCCGCCTGTGCTACAAGGGCGAAATCGACAACGGCTGGGGCATACCCGAAGACACGACCTCGCGCGGATTGTGGGACGCCCTTGATGCACTGCTCGCCAACCGGGAAATCGCCAACACCAGCCTCCCCAGTTTTGGCTGTGAAATTAGACGCACACCCCGGCCAACAACTGTAGCGAACACCTCCGCCCCAACATTTTATCGCGACATCCTGCCCCTGCTCCAAAACCGCTGCCAGAACTGTCATCACCCCGGCGGCATCGGGCGCGTGCCCTTTTTTGACTACACAGAAGTACTCGCCTGGGCCTATCAGATGCGCGACTCCATCGAAGCCCGCATCATGCCCCCCTGGAAAGCGCGCCCCGAACACGGCAACTTCAAAAATTCTCGCAGACTCACAGACGCCGAAATCCACACCTTCGCGCAATGGGTCAACAGCGGCATGCCAAAGGGCAATCCCGCCGACCAGCCCAAACCCATCGCATTTTCAAAAAGCTGGACCCTGGGCACGCCCGACCTGATCCTCGAACCCGAAGCACCCTATCCACTCGAAGCCACGGGCCGCGACGAATACCGCTGCTTTGTCTTGCCCACAAAACGGGAAACGGGCAACTACGTATCGGCCATCGAAGTGCTGCCCGGAGAACGCGAAGTCGTCCACCACGTCAGCGTGTACATCGACATCTCTGGCAAAGCGCGCCTGCAACAGAAAAACGCGCCTGCGCCTGGATATCCCTGCTTTGGCGGCATTGGCGTACCCATCTACGAATCCCTGGGCGGCTGGGCGCCTGGCAACACCCCCTTTGTACTCCCGGATGGCATAGGCCGCGATTTACCGCCCAACAGCGACATCATCCTCCAGATCCACTATCACAAAATTGGTCGCGCCGTAAAAGACCACTCTCGCCTGGGCATCTACTTTGCCAAAAAACCCGTACAAAAACAGCTCCGCGAAGAAGTCATCAACAGCCGTTTGCTCTTCATTCCCCCCAACATCAGACGACACAGAGTAACCGGCACAATCACCATCACCCGCGACCAGCACCTGCTCGGCATCTTGCCCCACATGCACTTGCTCGGCACGGAAATGAAAATAACCGCGACCTATCCCGACGGAACCCAAAAACCCCTGATATGGGTCAAACCATGGGATTTCAACTGGCAAGAAACCTACGTGTACAAAGCACCCATCGCACTCCCGCGCGGCACCCGCATCGCGCTCGAAGCCTTTTACGACAACTCTGCCGACAACCCCCGAAACCCCAACAATCCCCCCAGGCTGGTGCGATGGGGCGAAAAATCAACCGACGAAATGTGTACCGCATTTCTCTATGTCACGCACGACGATGAAAACTTGACAACGGATAAGAAATGACATGAAAAAACTCCTCAAACTCAGCATCCTCATCACCCTGATCCACGCGCCCATCTACGCCCAATGGAACATCGCCGTATTACCACATAAAAACACAACGGGCGACCCGCAGTGGAATTGGCTTTCCGCAGCCATTTCCGAAGGATATATCAACGCCTATTACCATGTACCCAAAATATATGCTGTTGACGAAGAATATCTGCGCCACAAACTCGGAGACACGCCGGTAAGCTCCTCTGATCTCGCAAAAAAATTGGACATCCACCTGATTTTAAGCGGGCGTTATCACATTGTGGGATCGCGCATTCAAATCGAAACCGACATGCTTCATACAACCACGGGCGAAGTCATCGAAACCTTTACGGGACAGGCATCCGTCTCTGCACCGCTCGACGCCATCTTGCCCGTGCTCTACGCCATTCCAGATCAGTTGAACGTGACCCTGACACCCCATGAAAAAACCCGTCTGCAAATGCCCATGTTTCACGATGCACAAGCCCTGCACATCGCAACCGAAAGCATGATGGCACTGTATCGGGCACTGCGACGATCTCCCATTGACGACGCTCTGCTCACACAGGCTGAAGGCGGTCTAAAACGCGCTGTCCAACGCGATTCCAAAAGCGCGATGCCCCACTATTATCTCGGGCGCATCTACGAAACGCGCAACAAAATAACAGAAGCGGAAAATGCCTATCGCAACGCCCTCAAAATCGACCTTGAACACGTTGCTGCGCGCTATCGCCTTGCCCTGATCCTCAAAAGTCAGAACCGCACAGAAGAAGCCATGAGCGAACTCGAACAGGCCGTCCAGCAGTCACCCATAAATCCCGATATTCAAGCAGCCCTATCTGGCATGTTCTTCAATCAATACGCCCAAACCTTTGAAACAATCACCGCGCAGCTTCGCCAGGCCATCCAGACCAATCCCGATGATCCCATAGCCTGTTATGAATTGGCCAATGCTTATGACGAACTCGACCGCATCGACGAAGCCACAAAATACTACCATCAAGCCCTGCAACGCGATTCCACACTCGCCGATGCACATTTCAAACTCGGCATGATCGCACACCGCAAAGGAAATCACGAAAAAGCCGTTGACCACCTTCAAAAGGCCGCAACGCACAACACCCAATTCACCCGCGTCCATTTTCGCCTCGGCACCATACTCCACCTGATTGAGCGCCATGACGCGGCGATCAAAGCCTTTTCAAAAGCCATCGAAGTCGAACCCAATTACGTCATCCCGCGCTATCACCTGGGCCTGAGCTACCTCGCAACCGCGCAGATAGACAGCGCTTATGAAGCCTTTCAGAAATACGCCGAACTCACCTCAGACGACCACCGCCCGCATTTTCAAATGGCCGAGATCGCCCGCCAAAAAGGAGAACCTGAACGCGCAATTAACGGATATATGCACGCAATCGCCATCAGCCCTGTCCACGTACCCTCACATATACGCCTGGGCTATCTTCACGCCGAGCACCAGCGCTTTGACCTCGCTGTCCAGCAATTGCAAACCGCGTTGCGCCTGCAACCCGATCACCCGAATGCCGAAAAAATCCTCGCCGACATCCAGAAATGGACACCATGAACCTCCTGAAAAAATGTAGTGCCGAATTCATCGGCGCATTTGCCATCGTCTTTGGCGGATGCGGGGCCATTGCCATCAACCAGCTATCCGAAGGTGCCATCACCCATGTGGGCATCGCAACATCCTTTGGCCTCATCGTCATGACAATGGTTTACGCCACCGGACACATCTCGGGCGCGCACTTCAACCCCGCCGTCACCACTGCCTTTGCCTTCACCCGCCACTTTCCCAAACGCGAAATCCTGCCCTACATCGCAGCGCAATGCCTCGGAGCCATCGCCGCCAGCGGCATTCACCTGTGGACCCTCACACCCATCCTGAAAGCAAAACACCCACAGCAGACCCTCAACCTGGGTGTTA
Protein-coding sequences here:
- a CDS encoding tetratricopeptide repeat protein — encoded protein: MVQRAIAHRDDGDLEAAVAGFDAAVAACDRDPVVFVHRGIAYGQLGRFDAAIADFDRAIALAPDDSWVWSNRAIACGLMGQFDAAIDSFGKAVALDPENTQALASRGETLREMGRFEEALGDLNRVLALDADYFGALISRGHVLMQLGHFDAAAVDFDRAIAVGNGHPDAFAGRAEIYRQADEAEAAMEMFGQALKAMPNHLGALIGRGEVLREIGQLEAALLDFDRALVVAPDDPDLLAARGDMLRQLGRGAEAIRDFTRALEIFPDHLWALMGRGVALRMENDPEASLVDFDRAVMLENGDAWIWANRGESRRMLGQFEAAVSDFTRALDIDPENGWARELRAETFRQMGRFAEAVEDLNRARAQ
- a CDS encoding choice-of-anchor D domain-containing protein codes for the protein MSLFPSEIYFGRTLEVGQSKTVEFKIENTGAGPLEITGYSAPEGITMEPSTLTIAPGESKTVQITLTPTQAGTFSGKITLQHGEQSIGTLEIPFTNLTIEAPQLPTISLVQENLNLGEIEMGRDATTTFTITNTGTGPLNITDIQSNIADIAFSETSLTVPPGQSQDIIITLNPTAEGPITGTIDITSDDPEKASISLTITGSVIFVPADPRTDFDGSLTVDFSDFLLFVGAFGTANTTFDLDESGTVDFPDFLIFVASFGKAVNG
- a CDS encoding redoxin family protein, whose translation is MKHLLVIALFLVLPLRLWAAPLQIGDTLNDFILADLNGSSVTLSDLSRDRALVIIFSSVVCPASLKYDIHRTQIHDQYAPKGVHLISVNANFNETDKDIKEHYAQNPVPFTVLRDPHNKLADHLGATHTPHAFLFDAQRRLCYKGEIDNGWGIPEDTTSRGLWDALDALLANREIANTSLPSFGCEIRRTPRPTTVANTSAPTFYRDILPLLQNRCQNCHHPGGIGRVPFFDYTEVLAWAYQMRDSIEARIMPPWKARPEHGNFKNSRRLTDAEIHTFAQWVNSGMPKGNPADQPKPIAFSKSWTLGTPDLILEPEAPYPLEATGRDEYRCFVLPTKRETGNYVSAIEVLPGEREVVHHVSVYIDISGKARLQQKNAPAPGYPCFGGIGVPIYESLGGWAPGNTPFVLPDGIGRDLPPNSDIILQIHYHKIGRAVKDHSRLGIYFAKKPVQKQLREEVINSRLLFIPPNIRRHRVTGTITITRDQHLLGILPHMHLLGTEMKITATYPDGTQKPLIWVKPWDFNWQETYVYKAPIALPRGTRIALEAFYDNSADNPRNPNNPPRLVRWGEKSTDEMCTAFLYVTHDDENLTTDKK
- a CDS encoding tetratricopeptide repeat protein, whose translation is MKKLLKLSILITLIHAPIYAQWNIAVLPHKNTTGDPQWNWLSAAISEGYINAYYHVPKIYAVDEEYLRHKLGDTPVSSSDLAKKLDIHLILSGRYHIVGSRIQIETDMLHTTTGEVIETFTGQASVSAPLDAILPVLYAIPDQLNVTLTPHEKTRLQMPMFHDAQALHIATESMMALYRALRRSPIDDALLTQAEGGLKRAVQRDSKSAMPHYYLGRIYETRNKITEAENAYRNALKIDLEHVAARYRLALILKSQNRTEEAMSELEQAVQQSPINPDIQAALSGMFFNQYAQTFETITAQLRQAIQTNPDDPIACYELANAYDELDRIDEATKYYHQALQRDSTLADAHFKLGMIAHRKGNHEKAVDHLQKAATHNTQFTRVHFRLGTILHLIERHDAAIKAFSKAIEVEPNYVIPRYHLGLSYLATAQIDSAYEAFQKYAELTSDDHRPHFQMAEIARQKGEPERAINGYMHAIAISPVHVPSHIRLGYLHAEHQRFDLAVQQLQTALRLQPDHPNAEKILADIQKWTP
- a CDS encoding MIP family channel protein yields the protein MNLLKKCSAEFIGAFAIVFGGCGAIAINQLSEGAITHVGIATSFGLIVMTMVYATGHISGAHFNPAVTTAFAFTRHFPKREILPYIAAQCLGAIAASGIHLWTLTPILKAKHPQQTLNLGVTQPMDNLFATAFIWEFLLTFFLMVVIMAVATDYRATGQAAGLAIGGTIWFEAMFAGPLCGASMNPARSLGPALAAGDWTHFPAYVLGPILGATAGAFFYEFIRCHSDPGTDAKGCC